The region GGCGGAGCCGTCGGCCTCCGCGGCCGCGAGGAACCTGCGCCATCGTGCCTCGAGGGAGTCCACCGAGCACCCGTAGACGCGCCGCACGGCGCCGCGAGGGTCCCCCTTCGAGCTGCCATAGAGATCCTTGAAGCTCGCGACCCCGCGATCTCGGATCAGGAAGCCGGCGAACGATCCCGCCATCGGGTAGCTGAGCCACGGGTCGGCCTCCGTGAAGCGGGGGTCGTCGAGCAATCGCCCGAGATGAAGCTCGCCGCCGCGGGACCGCGCCCGCAGGTATGTGGAATGCGCCTGCTCGCGCAGCGCCGCGTATTCCGCGGCTCCCTCCTGCATGAGCATCGGAGGATCCCCGAGGGAACCAAGGAGGATGTGGCAGCTCTCATGCAGGGCGCCGACGCGGAGATACCTTCCATGGACAGCGTGGACCTCCGCCTGGCGGGAGTGCGCGTGCGCCGGCATCGGATCGCCCGTGGCGAGCTTCTTGTGCAGACTCGACTCGTACAGGAAGTAGACGATGGGTCGGGACCGCTCCCATCGAAGGTCGAAGAGCTCTTCAAGCTCCGCGAGCCCCGCCTCCAGGGCGGCGGCGATCTCCTCGCGCTCGTGGTCCGCCGTCGAGCCGGGAATCAGATGGAGGAGAAAACGGGGCGACTCGATGGCGCGCCACTTCGTGCCGAGGAGAAGCTCCTCGCCCGCCTCACACGGCCGATCCTGCAGCGCGAGGATCTGGGCCAGGTGGATGTGCAGGATGGCATCGTGCCCCGGAGAGTCGAGCGCGCTCCGGAGGGCCGCGAGCGCGGCGTCGACTCCCTCATGACCGAGCGAACGGGCGAGATGTCGCAGGTGACATTCCCTGGCGTAAGAGCTTCCCATCCCGAGCCCGGCGCAGATCCCCTCGAGTTCGTCGAGGGCGGTGAGGTCGTCGGGACAATCCCGGAGGTGGGCTTCCAGGATCGGGACGAGCCGCGCGGACTCTTGCATCGGGACCTCCCTGAAAGATGCGGGCCGTTACGGGCCTCGCTGGGGCGTCATGACATCCTCCCGATCGGAACTGGCCTGGGCCGCCCGCTCGCTGACCCAGGCCAGACCGATCGCTCGGATGGGCTTCTAGAACGGATCGGCGATCAGCCGGGGCCAGCAGTTCGGCCAGCAGTAGTAGCACGGCAGGCAGATGTGCGCCCTTCCCTGCACCTGGCCGGAGACCTTCTTCAGCTCGAGCATTCCTCTCACCTCCTGTCCTTTGGGATTCTCAGGCGCCCCGCAACGATCGACCAGGCGCCGCCCGGCGGGAGCCCCGGCTCACGCCGGCGCCCCCCACTCCCCCCTGTAGGGGTCGTAGCTGCAGTGGATCGATTTGGCCGTCAGCTCGCCCGTGGGCCCGTAGGTGATCGGCCGGCAGTCGTGGCACGCGTATCGGTACTCGCAGTCCCTGCAGACCTCGATCTTGTCGAAAGAGAGATCCCAGTATCTGCGCAGATCCCCCTCCACGATCTCGCGGAGGCTCCTCTCACAAACATTCCCGCAGGGATGGTCGCGTTGCATGATGCAGGGGTTCACGTCGCCGGTGCTGCTGATCGCGATCTTTCCCTGCCAGCAGCTATTCCCGTTGCACCGCCGTATGAAGGTCGCGCGATCGGTCCTCATGAACTCCGCGCGCGTCTTGTATGCGGTCGTCTTGGAGAGCTTGTCGGGAACCAGCTCGTCGTCATTGCCCCGGCCCGAGGGGCGGACGAGATCGAACCCCGGGGCCTCCATCCCCAGCTCGCGCACGAACTCCATTGTTTCGCGCACGTAGTCCTGGTTGTGCTTCATGACCGTCACCGCGAAGCGCGGCTGGATGCCTCGCTCCTTCAGGCGGGCGACGTTGCGCATCAGCCGCTCGAACGATCCGCTTTTCTTGGTCACGAGGTCATGGATCTCCGGCCGCTTGGAGTAGAGGGAACAGGAGACCTCCATGCGAAGGTCGACGAGCCTGTCGATCCACTCATCCTTCAGGAAGGTGAGATTGCTGAAGACGCCGACGCTCGAATACCCCAGCTCCCTTGCGCGGCCTGCGAGGTCGAAGAGCCGATCCCCGTATAGAAACGGCTCCCCCCCGATGAACTGGACGGCGCGGCACTCGAGCTGGGCGCCCTCCAGGAGCAGCCGCCGCCACTCCTCGTGGGTCAGGCGGTTCTTCGCCCCGGTGTCCGCCTGGCTCATGCAGTAGCAGTGGCGGCAGCGGAGATTGCAGTCCTCTCGCAGCTCGAACCAGATGAAGTCGAGCTTCCGGCACGGATCGACCAAGTCGATCTTCGGTCGCGGGCTCGGCTGCTCGCCGAACTCCCCCATCCCGGCCTCGGCGACGCGGCGGAGGAAGTCGAGGATCTCGTGGAGCGGCGCCTCCTGCACCTTGGCCACGGTCTCCTCGATCCCGCACTGCCGCTCGCATGCCTCGATCACTCGCGCCGCGAGCGGGTCGATGCTATAGACCTCCCCCGATGCGAGATCGTAGAGAGCGCCCCGCGAGGCGCCCCTGACGAGAAACGCGTCCGGCTTGAGGGAGAAGTAGCGCAGCGTGGCTCTCTGATCCCTTCGCTGGGAGAAGCTGACAACGCCTTGCATGAGCTGGACCTCCTCCGACCTTGGTTCACCCCGGGTGAGCCCCTCTCGGCTCCATCGGGTCTTCCCGGGCATCCCCTTGGTTGCGCCCCGTTCGTGGATATTGAGAAGGGGTCTCGATCGAAAGACGGCCCGCGAGGCAGCGGATGCCCGGACCGCCTGGTCAGAAGGAGCGGGCCGGGGCGGGCCCGATCAGAACGAAGGGGGCCCAGAAGTAGGGATGAGCGAGGCTCACCGTTCCTCCGCCCTCCGAGCGCGCCCGTGTGCGCAGGTCCCTCTTCGCGTCCCGAAGAGCCTCTCCCGCATCGAGGCCGCGGGAGAGCCCCGCATAGAAGCTCTCCATCAGCAACGCTGTCGAGGCGTCGTTCACGCTCCACAGGCTCACGAGCGTCTGGGCGGCCCCCGCGCGCAGGAAGGAGCGGCCGAGCCCGAGAACCCCTTCCCCCGCATAGAGGCGGCCGAGCCCGCTCTCGCAGGCGCTCAAGGTCACCAGCTCGCAGTCAAGCGGGATCGGGAGGATCTCGTGCGCGTGGAGGAAGCCGTCATCCGCTCCCTCGGGATCCGGCGCGAGGGCGAGCCCGGAGTAGAGGGGAACCTCCTCGTCGACCGTCCCGTGGGCAGAGATGTGAAGGAATCTGTATGCGGGAGCCAGCGTCTTCAGACTGGTTTCCGTGGCCTCCGCGCCCGTCAGGCACCGGGATTGGGGAAGGAGCCGGCTCACCCTGCGCGCCTCCTCGGCGGCGAACGGGAGTCGGTCCGTCGATCCGACGGACGCGCGGAGGATCTCGGCGCCCTC is a window of Candidatus Eisenbacteria bacterium DNA encoding:
- a CDS encoding radical SAM protein, which produces MPGKTRWSREGLTRGEPRSEEVQLMQGVVSFSQRRDQRATLRYFSLKPDAFLVRGASRGALYDLASGEVYSIDPLAARVIEACERQCGIEETVAKVQEAPLHEILDFLRRVAEAGMGEFGEQPSPRPKIDLVDPCRKLDFIWFELREDCNLRCRHCYCMSQADTGAKNRLTHEEWRRLLLEGAQLECRAVQFIGGEPFLYGDRLFDLAGRARELGYSSVGVFSNLTFLKDEWIDRLVDLRMEVSCSLYSKRPEIHDLVTKKSGSFERLMRNVARLKERGIQPRFAVTVMKHNQDYVRETMEFVRELGMEAPGFDLVRPSGRGNDDELVPDKLSKTTAYKTRAEFMRTDRATFIRRCNGNSCWQGKIAISSTGDVNPCIMQRDHPCGNVCERSLREIVEGDLRRYWDLSFDKIEVCRDCEYRYACHDCRPITYGPTGELTAKSIHCSYDPYRGEWGAPA